In Kaistella faecalis, a genomic segment contains:
- a CDS encoding MFS transporter yields MIQKYSRIALPLKISFLIFSMVLNCMGIIILQLSEENISYTNLGFLEAFKDLPIAIVSLFAAIFINRFGSKISLIFSLTIVAVCSFLLPFVGGFWFFKLWFAIIGISFSVAKISVYGILRNNILEETPLAKVMSSVEASFMIGIFVVNIGFGWLISSEYADYWKFGFWIIALLAVINILLLLNAQIGKDADRSKLFSFREVTEFFSKKYLLFFLIIFAIVFIEQNFNSWLPSFYKKHLNVNSFFALQASAFLALFSYIGRIITSRIIQHFSLARYFIGCTLAILGMLFLFQALVTNGYLQITLYIFPLIGLFLSPLYPVISSQMITNIGKTEIHLFTSLIVIFSSLGSSVGSIIMSYVFEFEYGGYYALFISGAVFGLLFLSFIYFRSFVSKKENNC; encoded by the coding sequence ATGATTCAAAAATATTCCAGGATTGCACTTCCTCTTAAAATCAGTTTTCTGATCTTTTCCATGGTTTTGAACTGTATGGGAATTATCATTCTGCAGCTTTCTGAAGAAAACATTTCATACACTAATTTAGGATTCCTTGAGGCTTTTAAAGATTTACCAATTGCGATTGTCTCTTTGTTCGCAGCCATTTTTATCAACCGTTTTGGGAGCAAAATATCTTTAATTTTTTCCCTCACTATTGTTGCAGTTTGCAGTTTCCTACTGCCGTTTGTCGGAGGTTTCTGGTTTTTTAAATTATGGTTTGCCATTATAGGAATCAGTTTTTCTGTAGCTAAGATTTCGGTTTACGGAATTTTAAGGAATAATATTCTGGAAGAAACTCCTCTGGCAAAAGTCATGAGCAGTGTTGAGGCCTCATTTATGATTGGAATTTTCGTGGTAAACATTGGTTTTGGATGGCTTATTTCCAGTGAATATGCTGATTACTGGAAATTCGGGTTCTGGATAATTGCTCTTTTGGCAGTCATCAATATTTTACTGCTGCTGAACGCACAAATTGGGAAAGATGCTGACCGTTCAAAACTATTTTCATTTCGTGAGGTGACAGAATTCTTCAGCAAAAAGTACCTTCTCTTCTTTCTGATTATTTTTGCAATTGTTTTTATTGAACAGAATTTCAATTCCTGGCTTCCTTCTTTTTACAAAAAGCATCTGAATGTGAATTCTTTCTTTGCGCTCCAGGCTTCGGCATTTTTGGCTTTGTTTTCATACATCGGGAGAATAATTACCTCACGGATTATTCAGCATTTTTCTCTGGCAAGATATTTTATTGGGTGTACTTTAGCCATTCTGGGCATGCTTTTCTTATTCCAGGCATTGGTAACAAACGGTTATCTGCAGATTACACTTTATATTTTTCCCTTAATCGGATTGTTTCTTTCACCACTTTATCCGGTTATCAGCTCCCAAATGATCACTAATATCGGTAAGACAGAAATTCATTTGTTTACCAGTCTGATTGTTATTTTCTCTTCCTTAGGCAGCTCGGTGGGTTCTATTATTATGTCCTATGTATTTGAATTTGAATATGGTGGCTACTATGCACTATTTATTTCCGGAGCCGTTTTTGGTTTATTATTTCTAAGTTTCATTTATTTCCGGTCTTTTGTCTCAAAAAAAGAAAATAATTGTTAG
- a CDS encoding NUDIX hydrolase produces the protein MKVDDSKNKQNLQELIDTKDFVRHISVDCVIFGFHQDILKVLLLKYHDLDLWSLPGGFVFNDEDVHEAAFRVLYERTHLSDIFLEQFHTFGEKNRTENNVHQILLKNKNIEVPTDHWIFQRFITVGYCSLIDFSLVDTFPDTFNETCEWFEVNKLPKMAFDHERIINCGLQHIRKNIDTQIVASNLLPEKFTMKELQTVYETVLDEKFRRNNFQRKILALNTLERLEKFFDGSANKAPYLYKFVDKK, from the coding sequence ATGAAAGTAGACGATTCAAAAAACAAACAGAATTTACAGGAACTCATCGACACCAAAGACTTTGTACGGCACATTTCGGTAGATTGTGTAATCTTTGGTTTTCATCAGGATATTCTCAAAGTATTGCTTTTGAAATACCATGATTTAGATCTCTGGTCTTTGCCTGGCGGATTTGTTTTTAATGATGAAGACGTACACGAGGCGGCTTTTCGGGTGCTTTACGAAAGAACACATCTTTCCGATATTTTTTTGGAACAGTTTCACACATTTGGTGAGAAAAACAGAACCGAAAACAATGTTCACCAGATCCTCCTTAAAAATAAAAATATTGAGGTCCCAACCGATCACTGGATTTTTCAGCGTTTTATTACAGTAGGATACTGCAGCCTGATCGATTTTTCACTGGTCGATACTTTTCCGGATACTTTTAATGAAACCTGCGAATGGTTCGAAGTGAATAAACTTCCCAAAATGGCTTTCGATCATGAAAGAATTATTAATTGCGGGCTCCAGCACATCCGGAAAAACATCGACACACAAATCGTTGCGAGTAATCTTCTTCCCGAAAAATTTACGATGAAGGAACTTCAGACTGTATATGAAACAGTTTTAGATGAGAAGTTCCGGAGAAATAATTTTCAGCGGAAAATTCTGGCACTTAATACGTTAGAAAGACTGGAGAAATTCTTCGACGGTTCTGCCAACAAAGCCCCTTATCTCTACAAATTTGTGGATAAAAAATAA
- a CDS encoding acyl-CoA dehydrogenase family protein: MSYYPLTTIPDYYFMDELLTDEHKLIRQSVRDWVESFVMPKIDEAAQNHTDIPSLMKELGKIGALGPYIPEEYGGSGLDQISYGIIMQELERGDSAVRSAASVQSSLVMFPINEYGSEEQKHKYLPHLASGEMIGAFGLTEPNHGSDPSSMETHFEDKGDHYLLNGAKMWITNAPLCDIAVVWAKNEEGKVQGLIVERSFEGFTTPETHNKWSLRASKTGELVFNNVKVPKENLLPKVVGLKGPLSCLNSARYGISWGVIGAAIDCYCTAVQYSKERKQFGKPIASFQLQQKKIAEFLTEITKAQLLCLQLGNLKNAHKASPAQISMAKRNNVKMAIDIARESRQMLGGMGIMGEFPMMRHAANLESVITYEGTHDIHLLITGMDVTGINAFG, encoded by the coding sequence ATGTCATACTACCCGCTTACAACCATTCCGGATTACTACTTCATGGATGAACTTTTAACTGATGAACACAAGTTAATCCGCCAATCGGTAAGAGATTGGGTTGAAAGTTTTGTAATGCCGAAAATAGATGAAGCGGCACAGAACCACACCGATATTCCCAGCCTGATGAAAGAATTAGGGAAAATCGGCGCTTTGGGGCCATACATTCCTGAAGAATACGGAGGTTCAGGTCTTGACCAGATTTCCTACGGAATTATTATGCAGGAACTGGAAAGAGGTGATTCTGCAGTGCGTTCCGCAGCTTCTGTACAGAGTTCCCTCGTCATGTTCCCAATCAACGAATACGGTTCAGAAGAACAGAAACATAAATATTTACCCCACTTAGCTTCAGGTGAAATGATCGGCGCTTTTGGGCTTACAGAACCTAATCATGGTTCTGACCCGAGTTCTATGGAAACGCATTTCGAAGATAAAGGCGATCATTATTTGCTGAACGGTGCCAAAATGTGGATTACCAATGCGCCGTTGTGTGACATTGCCGTTGTCTGGGCAAAGAATGAAGAAGGAAAAGTTCAGGGATTGATTGTAGAACGTTCTTTCGAAGGATTTACCACTCCCGAAACTCATAATAAATGGAGCCTGCGTGCTTCCAAAACCGGTGAACTGGTTTTCAATAATGTAAAAGTTCCTAAAGAAAATCTGTTACCAAAAGTAGTTGGATTAAAAGGACCGCTTTCCTGCCTAAATTCTGCAAGATACGGTATTTCATGGGGCGTAATCGGCGCTGCAATAGACTGTTACTGTACAGCTGTTCAATACTCCAAGGAAAGAAAACAGTTTGGAAAACCCATTGCATCCTTCCAGTTACAGCAGAAAAAAATTGCTGAATTCTTAACGGAAATCACCAAAGCACAGTTGCTCTGCCTCCAGTTAGGAAACCTGAAAAATGCTCATAAAGCAAGTCCTGCACAGATTTCAATGGCGAAGCGAAACAACGTAAAAATGGCGATTGATATTGCCAGAGAATCCCGACAAATGCTTGGCGGAATGGGAATCATGGGAGAATTCCCGATGATGCGTCACGCGGCCAATTTAGAATCTGTGATCACTTACGAAGGAACCCACGATATTCATTTACTCATTACAGGAATGGATGTAACAGGAATCAATGCCTTCGGATAG
- a CDS encoding PD-(D/E)XK nuclease family protein — MKFLDKIVTELLAQNSDLSEFNIVLPGKRPVVFIKKILKEKQYSGFLPNFFTVEDLIKNLSGKQPIQGISMWLFSFGVYRDLHPDEDFSNFLKWFPTLLKDWDDILKFSESDQQVLEYMFDEERIKNWSENLGESDDTPRKRFLNFWQKMTVFLPLLKMKLSERNWATPGMIHESAKNKVEGFAQNTDEKFVFCGFNAFTPVEEKLVKSLLQWDKAQCFFQADEYYVNDERQEAGKFLRSHKTWKEFNESRPFSWMENDFAQAKKIKVYEVSGNITQAKVLPEIFKEINPEDLLKTAVVLLDENLLPATLDAISTVEYLNITMGFPLKNLAFSNAMKKLFYLQKQLEQKDSSYYYNDVLAVLEELPNGDADRNMISVFKATIEERNIVYISKKQFSDLLSDLSYFQLFQKPSSVTEFLDLLISYCYALKFRELDDILYENIAHFEKSFKIIKNQLSPYSFPINMETLEVLINQLVSSEAIDFQGEPLAGLQVMGLLETRLLNFENIILLSANEGKLPLGNSQNTYLPFDIRKHFGLHTFLENDGIYAYHFYRLIQDSRNVHLLFNALGSGVNTGEKSRFITQIEIEDPYHQLENIIIENSSDPIRQEPMHIKKTEKVLEKLDEWKKKVSASHLTSYIYNPVDFYLTKILNTREATEIEEELSQRSYGNLVHYALQDIYEKFIGKKLTVNDLEFSDEVIVKVINQAIEKLKHQTEFYEKGMNFIHKSIAERVVRSVIEYDKKLLEEGNSLEILSVEGNFENVEFFLDEEKTNPVYFYGFIDRVDRLNGNLRIIDFKTAKTKNLSISAPKKAEDEEKLEELFFRDEYKQAMQLSVYAYSVLSAEKYPDNYLQCGIWSFAEVTKGVQNLHLFGEREISEQLLEIPMKSIKNVILDILDPQLEFVEEVKETWGN; from the coding sequence ATGAAATTTCTTGATAAAATCGTCACCGAACTTCTCGCCCAAAATTCAGATCTGTCGGAATTCAATATTGTGCTTCCAGGTAAAAGACCTGTGGTTTTCATTAAAAAAATCCTCAAAGAAAAGCAGTATTCGGGCTTTCTACCCAACTTTTTCACCGTAGAAGATTTAATTAAAAATCTCTCGGGTAAGCAACCTATTCAGGGGATTTCGATGTGGCTTTTTTCCTTCGGGGTTTACCGGGACCTGCATCCAGACGAAGATTTTTCTAACTTCCTGAAATGGTTTCCTACGCTTTTGAAGGATTGGGATGATATCTTAAAGTTTTCCGAAAGCGACCAGCAGGTTCTGGAATACATGTTCGACGAGGAAAGAATCAAAAACTGGTCCGAAAATCTGGGAGAATCCGACGATACTCCAAGAAAGAGATTTCTCAATTTCTGGCAGAAAATGACGGTATTTCTTCCGCTCCTGAAGATGAAGCTCAGCGAGAGAAATTGGGCAACACCGGGAATGATTCACGAATCTGCAAAAAATAAAGTTGAAGGTTTTGCACAAAATACTGATGAAAAATTTGTCTTCTGCGGCTTTAATGCGTTTACTCCTGTAGAGGAAAAACTGGTTAAAAGTCTTTTGCAGTGGGATAAAGCGCAGTGTTTTTTTCAGGCGGATGAGTATTATGTGAATGATGAAAGACAGGAAGCAGGAAAATTCCTGCGGAGCCATAAAACCTGGAAAGAATTTAATGAGAGCCGGCCTTTCAGTTGGATGGAGAATGATTTTGCGCAGGCAAAAAAGATCAAAGTTTACGAAGTTTCCGGAAACATAACCCAGGCGAAAGTGCTGCCTGAGATTTTTAAAGAAATCAATCCAGAGGATCTGTTGAAAACTGCCGTTGTTTTACTCGACGAAAATTTGCTTCCTGCAACTTTAGATGCGATCAGCACGGTAGAATATCTTAACATCACCATGGGATTCCCGCTGAAAAATCTTGCGTTCAGCAATGCCATGAAAAAACTGTTTTATCTTCAGAAACAGCTTGAACAAAAGGATTCTTCCTATTACTATAATGATGTGCTTGCCGTTTTAGAAGAACTTCCGAACGGAGACGCAGACAGAAATATGATCTCGGTTTTCAAAGCGACAATTGAAGAAAGAAATATTGTTTATATATCCAAAAAACAGTTCTCAGATTTACTTTCTGATCTTTCTTATTTTCAGCTTTTTCAGAAACCGTCATCAGTGACTGAGTTTTTAGATTTGCTGATCAGTTATTGTTATGCGCTGAAATTCAGAGAACTGGATGATATTTTATATGAAAATATTGCTCACTTTGAAAAGAGTTTTAAGATCATTAAAAATCAGCTTTCGCCATATTCATTCCCTATAAATATGGAAACCCTGGAAGTGCTGATCAACCAGTTGGTGAGTTCTGAAGCTATTGATTTTCAGGGAGAACCGTTGGCCGGATTACAGGTGATGGGACTTTTGGAAACCAGACTTTTAAATTTTGAAAACATTATTTTACTCTCTGCCAACGAAGGAAAACTGCCGCTGGGTAATTCACAGAATACCTATTTGCCTTTTGACATCAGGAAACATTTTGGTTTGCATACGTTCTTAGAAAATGACGGAATTTATGCCTATCACTTTTACCGGTTGATTCAGGATTCGAGGAATGTCCATCTCCTTTTTAACGCTTTGGGTTCAGGGGTGAATACCGGTGAAAAAAGCCGTTTTATTACGCAAATCGAAATTGAAGATCCGTATCACCAACTTGAAAATATTATCATTGAAAACTCTTCAGATCCTATACGCCAGGAACCGATGCACATTAAGAAAACAGAGAAGGTCTTGGAGAAACTTGATGAATGGAAAAAGAAGGTTTCGGCCTCGCATCTTACTTCTTATATCTATAATCCAGTCGATTTTTACCTGACAAAAATCCTGAACACGCGGGAAGCCACTGAAATTGAAGAAGAACTCTCGCAGCGAAGTTATGGGAATTTGGTGCATTACGCCCTTCAGGATATATATGAAAAATTTATCGGTAAAAAGTTAACAGTTAATGATTTAGAGTTTTCGGATGAAGTTATTGTTAAAGTCATTAACCAAGCCATCGAAAAACTGAAACACCAAACTGAATTTTACGAAAAGGGAATGAATTTCATTCATAAATCCATCGCAGAAAGGGTAGTGCGGAGCGTCATCGAATATGATAAAAAATTGCTGGAAGAAGGAAACTCACTGGAGATATTAAGTGTGGAAGGTAATTTTGAGAATGTTGAATTTTTCCTGGATGAAGAAAAAACAAATCCGGTATATTTCTATGGTTTTATCGACCGTGTTGACCGCCTGAACGGAAATCTGAGGATTATCGATTTCAAAACTGCAAAAACTAAAAATCTTTCGATCTCAGCACCGAAAAAAGCGGAAGACGAAGAAAAGCTGGAAGAATTATTTTTCAGAGATGAATATAAGCAGGCGATGCAACTTTCAGTGTATGCTTATTCGGTTTTAAGCGCAGAAAAATATCCGGATAATTATCTGCAATGCGGAATCTGGAGTTTTGCTGAAGTAACAAAAGGAGTGCAGAATCTTCATCTTTTCGGAGAAAGAGAAATCTCGGAACAGCTTTTAGAAATTCCGATGAAATCTATTAAAAATGTAATTCTCGATATTCTTGATCCGCAACTGGAGTTTGTTGAAGAAGTGAAAGAAACGTGGGGAAATTAA
- the rsmG gene encoding 16S rRNA (guanine(527)-N(7))-methyltransferase RsmG: protein MPAELIEKYFPNLTEQQKEQFSKLQELYGEWNEKINVISRKDMDSLYEKHILHSLGIAKVMEFAPNTKVLDIGTGGGFPGIPLAILFPDSHFTLIDSIGKKITVVKEVSQGIGLKNVTAIHGRAEDLKEKFHFVVSRAVTQMPVFLRWLKGKFEKEQFNPKHNGVLYLKGGDLSEELAGMKAEIFSLHKFFETEFFETKKVVYLSKGNFNS, encoded by the coding sequence ATGCCTGCTGAACTTATTGAAAAGTATTTTCCGAACCTTACCGAACAACAGAAAGAACAGTTTAGTAAACTGCAAGAACTCTACGGGGAATGGAACGAAAAAATAAATGTGATTTCCCGAAAAGATATGGATTCACTTTATGAAAAACATATTCTGCACTCGCTTGGAATCGCCAAAGTCATGGAATTTGCACCCAATACAAAAGTTCTGGATATCGGAACCGGCGGCGGTTTTCCCGGGATTCCGCTGGCAATCCTATTTCCCGATTCGCACTTTACGCTGATTGATTCAATTGGTAAAAAGATCACTGTAGTGAAGGAAGTTTCTCAGGGGATCGGTCTGAAGAATGTCACTGCAATCCATGGCCGGGCGGAAGATCTAAAGGAGAAGTTTCATTTTGTGGTAAGCAGGGCGGTAACACAGATGCCGGTTTTCCTCCGTTGGTTAAAAGGAAAATTCGAAAAAGAGCAGTTCAATCCGAAGCACAACGGTGTTTTATATTTAAAAGGCGGCGATTTGTCTGAAGAACTTGCAGGTATGAAAGCTGAAATTTTCAGTCTTCATAAATTTTTCGAAACAGAATTTTTCGAAACCAAAAAAGTGGTATATTTATCAAAAGGAAATTTCAATTCTTAA